TCCTGTCACTTTTGTCTGATCTGACATAAAGCAAATCACCATCCACTTGGCTTGAATCTTGTTCTGCCCCCTGGACAGAGAGACCTCTGGGGGTAGGAAATGTGGCTGCCCACTCGGGAAATGGTGCCTGGGCTGAAGCCTAACAGTGAGCTCTAATAAAGGAAAGGCATTTCCAGCAGAGAGAACAATAGATGGAAAGGTCCTGAGGCTGGAGAGGCATGTACAAATGGGCTCAGGAATTAAGGGGCAGTCAGGTTCTGTCTCGGCTGAGAGTGGGCAGGGATGAAACTGAGCAGGGTCCTGTGGTCCAGCTGCAGACTCACCGCCGCCCAAGAATCCCGGAGGCCAGAAGATTGGCGTGCCGGTGGGCCCTGCTGGTTGCTGCAGTCTAAGGAGAGAAATCCAGATGGTGATGCTTTGTGTCTCACCTACCCTTCACCTCCAGGCCCAATGAGGGGCCCACCTGGAACATAGGCATCTCCTCGAAGCTGGTCAGGCAGGTGGCCCCAGTTGGGTGGCTGTGGACGCCGACTCCTGACCAGGAAAGCACGGGGCATCACCTCCAGGAATGGTGAGATGGCCTTAGATGGATGCCTCCCTCTTCTACTTGCAGTCACACCTCAGCCCCAGGATGActaggagggggaagggaaggaggaaggggggagcCTTGGAGGAGCCTCATTCTCTCCATGCAAATATTGTGACCAGCCCAGGGAGCTGACTTAGCTGGCTCCAGTTACCTCTGCCCCAGGACCCACCATTCCTCTCCCTTCTACACCAGGTTCCTGAGGGCACTTTCCCACTACCAGGGGTCTGCCTAGTGCTAGGACCCCCAAGAACATCAAGCAAGGGCAAGATTGGAGCCTAGACAGCTCCTGGAAGGGGGATAAAAGAGACTCCAGGCGGGGGCTGTCTTCTCAAAGTAGCAGCAGGGCCCAGGACCTGAGGGTCTGTTTGCCAGGCAAATCAGCCGCCAATCGGACATCCAACAGCCTGCTTGGTTATTCAAATCACAGCAGCTGTCTGAGGAagctgagggggtggggtggggtggggtgctgtGATTGCTTGCCCCAGAGGGTGGAGGGACAGTAGGGTCCACAGGTAAGGACAAAGGGAGGATAGAGGCTATGCATCTTCCAACAGGAGGCTCTACCTCTCAGATTCTCAGACGCCCAGAGCGGACATTCGGGCCAGAAGCTGTTGAGGTGGAGCAGGTATTAAAATATTGGTGTGTTAGTAGCCCAGCTCCTAGTGCTTGCCTGCCACGCCACTTCCCCACTGTCCCACAGTCCAAGAGCCAGAGGGGGTCACCTGACACAGCCAGGGCCTCCCAGACCTACCCCCACACACTAGCGAGTGAGTCTTGTTCTGGACTGATCGTTGTCTGACTTCTTAACCAGTGGTTAAggatttttaatattctctgtgCAGTTACTTCCTCTCATTTATCCAGTCAGCAATTTCCTGAGCTCCAACTATGGGCCAGGCTAGCTCAGCACTAAAAACGAGCACATAACTTAGCCCACGGGGGAGACACGCCAGTAACAGCCCAGAATGACAGGTTATGATGGGGCATACACAGGCAAAGTGATTCCAACTGCAATAGAGAAAACTCATGGGGCTCAAGGGAGCCCAGAAGAGGCTCCTGATCCAGCCTAAACGTTGAGATGACTGCTGGGGTGTAGCTCTGAAGGAGGATGAGGTTTCTGGTGAAAGGGGGAGGGTGTTCCAGGCGGAGGAGGGAACAGTCTAGACAAACGTTTAGTGGTGAGAGCAGTGTTATTTCTTCACACTCCCTAAGCGTCAGTCCTGCTGATTCATTTTTTGGGGCAACAAGGGAGGCAGAACTGACAGTCTATCAGCCCAGAGCTTTGCCACTTTATCTCTACAGGACCCAGGCAAGTCACTTCTTGCTAAGCCTGTTTCTTCACCTGGAAAATGGGACAAATGTGTCTCCCTATCACTGGTTTGTGTCAAAGATCCATGTAGATCATGTGGGGAGAATGCTTAGCATGCAGCATATGAACAGGGTGGTTGTTAGGAAGGCTTGAGGGGTAGCTAGGCAAGCATCTGAGTTTCAATCAgcccatctggaaaatggggttTGAAGTGTCTCCATCTCACAACTGTGGATTTCACACAGCCGTGGCTGTCCAGTGTGGGAGCACAGGGCGGAAGTCGCACTGATGAGCTAGCAAATGGTTGGGGGGAGCCATGGTCCCTTTCCCGGTGCGCAGGTCTCCCTGCCCAGCACCATGTCTCTTGGGGCAGCTGGTTCCTGTAATACTGAAAACACACTAGGGAAGAaatccagggctggggagctggatTGCCCCCAGGCCCTCTCTGTCCCATTCCTCCCCGCTCTGCATCCTGGAAGGCTGACTGGGGTGGGCCACATCATCTGGGCTCCCATGCCCCTGGCTCCCAGGAGGACTTGGACAATGGGGAGCCCCCTAGAAGATGGGGGAGCAGATTCTTTCCCTATGGAGTTACCAGGCACCCGGCTCCCCTCAGGGCAGCCTGCTCTCCAGGCCTGGCTCTTCTGGGTCCCACTTTGCCCCCCTTGTGGCTCCAGCTCTCCGGGTACCAGTACAGGATACTGTACCAGCCCTGTGATTTCCTGGTTCCCTGCCCACTTCTTTGCAAATGATCCCTTCACCAAACTGTCTTTGAAATACCCCGcgtggagggcagcccaggtggctcagagggttagcgccgccttccgcccagggcgtgatcctggagacctggtatcgggtcccatgtcgggctccccgcatggagcctgcctctctctctgcctttctcctgtgtttctcatgaataaataaaatcttaaaaaaaataccccgTGTGAGCATGCTGGCTTCTTCCTGCTGGGACCCTGGGTCCCCAAACCGCACGCGCACACATTCATCAGCAGTGGCTTCTTAACCAATTTGTCCAAGGAGAGTCTGGTCTTTCCAGGGCTGAAGAGCTTAGTATTAAGTGGAGAGTGGTAGACACACTGGGTCCTCTCTACAAGCCCCCCTCCTCTTGGGCTGAGAACCCTTTTGTTTGAACAGTGGTATGTCCAGGACAGATGGTTGGTCCAAGCAAGTCAAAGCAATCTCCATTCTTCTTGCCCACAACTACTCTAGAAGGGGAAGGGTCTAGGAAGGCTTAGGACTTTCCTCACTACCCTGGCAGCTGCCCTCCTTTGGGCCTTTGGGACTGGTTGGGTGAGGGCACACTGCTGAGTGCTGGTATGGCAGCCGTATGGCGGCCAGCAAGGCCTAAGCCGGAGGTGGAACTCCAACTCATAGGGTAACAAAGCAGGAACATAATCAATAACAAGTATCCCTACAGCTTGGGCCCCCCTAAGCCAGCTGTTTGCTACGTGGGACTCAAAGGatgcaggggagaggaggggtaCATTCCACAAAGGCTCAAGATGGTCTTCTGGGTGTTCAGGGGCCTGGATGCCAAGCCTTGCCTCAGGGATCTTAGAGGACTATGGCCAGGCAAGGCAGGGGCAAGGAGAATGGGCCCCCAGTGGCCTGTAACCTGTGGGCCTGGGCGGAGAGTCTCcggtggggcagggagagggactTCAGGAAATAAGTAATACTGGGCATCTCCTTAAATACCAAGATCAGGCATCTGATTTAGGGGGGGAAATTGTGCTGTGAAAGTTTCTTGGATTTAAATGTCACAAAGCAATGAAGACCCCGCCCCTTGAACCCcattcttcctcccacctcctcttgCCTTCTTCATTACTGTCACATACATTTGACCCCCTCAATGCGGTTGCATTGGCTATTGTCTGCTTGGATACTTCCCCAAGACATCTATGTGACCTGTGCCTTCCCTCAAATGTCACCCCGAGAGGCCTTCACCGGCCCATCAACCAGCAGTTAACTCCCTCAGCTTACCCACAGTTCCACAGATATTTTAATTCCTATTTGGTCTCTAGAAGGGTAATGCCATGAGGGCAGATGCTTTGCTGGTCTTGTTCCTTATCCTGTAGGAGATGTAGACAGACACAGGTACCCAGCAGTGTTTTTTGAACTGTACAGTTGGTGCTGATGTGTGTCAGTGTTTAGGGAGACAGCAGAGGACCATGTCCTTATGCCGAAGGGTCTGGCTCTGGCATTAGGCAAGTCCAGGTTTGAGTCTCAGCTCTGTGGAATCCGGGGCAAGACTGGCTCTCTCTGAGCAGAGGAAGTCAGGCAAGTGGTGGTTCAAGTCACAGCAAGCCGCGAGGCGAGGCTGTGTTTTAGGAGGGGGCCCTGCCCTTGCTGGCTTCCTCTTGATAGAGAATTGGGGCAGTGGGGGCTTTTGTGGTCACAAGAGTGGCCTTCTTGGCAGACATGCCACATGGCTAGATGCCTGCTGCCTGGGGAAGCTGGTACCAGAGCTGGCAGCTTAGGAGATGAATCTGGATGTAGTCTTCCCACTGGACAAAGAATAATTTGTCCCAGCTGCTGGATGGCCTGGGCATGTGGCCCGACTGTCCAGTCAGTGGGCTTGCTGGTCTCTTAATCCCCCTATCACAGATGGAGACAAAAGCCTGGGCTTGGCCTGGGGACCATGAACCAGTGGTATAGCAGGTGTGTCCTGGGAGTCAGGGCCTGGCACCTGGTGACAGCAGTGGCTCCAGTACATTCTGGGGCACtggtaaggggcagaggaagggttTGCCCTCTCCTTGGGGAATAGTTAGGCCCCACCTTGGGGAATAGCAAAAGGACCACAACTGATCCCATAGTGGCTCAGCGGGGATGGGAGACATGGGATCCAGGTGTTGGGATCATCATTACTGCAGTTCCTGTATTTCTTGGGAATGTTGGTCCCATTGATGGAGTCCTGGAACAAGGCAGGGCACTGGGGCTGACATCCTCCAGGGGAGACAGGAAGGGGACAAGTGGGTGAGGGTACAATGCTGGGCAGCCAACACCTACAGCACACAAATTTCACCCCTTCCAGGGTTTATCCACCTGTATTCCCTGGGCAGTccaccctgccctccttccccgcATCCGCCTGAGGGGGCTCTGTGGATGCACCCTGACAGGCACCAGGAACCATTCCTTGAAGTTGTCAGTTTATTTGCTTCAGACACCGATTTCCTCTGAAGCGGCCGGGctgtcttggggggggggggggggggcgccagCCCTCAGTGCCCCCGGGCCTTCCTCCGCACAGCCTGCACCAGCAGCTCTGAGTAATGTTCCAGCAGGGCGTGCAAGTCTGGGCTGGCCAGGGGGCACAGTGTcggtggggagggggagcccaggccaggctgggcctggggtggggccacATCACTCCTCAGCAGCCAGCTGTTGGCCTCTAACTGGCTATGGATCCAAAGGAAGGTGGAGGCCAGCTCAGTCCGTGCCTGCCGCTGCTGCTCAGTGCTCATCTGGTCGTTGGAGACCACCTGCGAGGGGTACCGACCTTGTCAGGGGCCACCACCCAGCCAGCTCAAGCAGGCCGTCCCAGGGAGCCCCCCGGCCCACGCCTCTGACCCCGGGGCTCGGCTCACCAGGTTGTAAAGGTCCATGGCTTCTTGGAAGGCAGTCTGCAGTCTGTGCACGATGGTGCTCACACTGCTCAGTTCAAGGGGAGTTGGGGGCAGGAACCTCAATGGCCCCCCAGGCTCCTCCCAGTGTCTAGGGCCGCCCTGGACCAGACTGAGCGCATCTGGGGTTAGAAGGGAGGGAATGAGAAAGACACCTCCGCTTTCCAGCTGGTCTCAGAAAGGCCGGGATGGCTGGGCTGCTCTCAACTGCTGTCCCTCCACCTGGAACACTTCCCTCGGTCCCCTGAGGCTCACTTCCCTCCCGCTCTGCTCAAATGCCCTCCTTCTCCAGATTGAAGCCTTTTCTCATTATCCTTCTCTAAAACTGTAACCACTGCCCCCTGCTTGTTCCCTAAGCCCTCTCTCTTATTTCTGTCCTTAGCACATACTCCTTCGTGACACACTAAACACTTTGCTTCATGTCTGGCCGTCTCCCCAGTTAAGGGGTCAATTCTTTGTGGTCTTGTTAACCACTGTGCCCCTAGAACAAAGCCTAACATGTATGAAGTGCTCGCTAAAGATTTAAGTGAACGAATGGTGCAGCCCCCGTGGCCAGGTCAAGTGCCCACCGTTGGAGCTAAGCCAGCTGTACAAGGGATGAGCCTTGCCCAAGAGTGGTACTCACCAGGGGCGGGCTCCAGGAGGGAGGTGACATTGCCAGGGACCCCGGGCCTGGTCTCTGGAAGCGAGGTGCTgttggggtgggcaggggtgtTGGGGGACTCAAGGACCAGGAGCCTCGGGAGAAAGGTGGAACTGTGGAGCCCCAGGGAGCTTGCATCCACGGGGCTGGGGACTGGGAAGGTGGCTTTTGTGATGCTGGGCTGGGTGGCCACAGGATTCAACGGGGGAGGGGACAACAAGAGCCTGTCGCAGATGCTCGACAGGGTCAGCTTTAGGCTGGCCCGGGCCTCGTGGTTGCCCCCCAAGGAGAGCAAGGCAGGTTCTCGGCCCTCGCTGTTAGAGCCCGGTGCTGCCGCGGTGGGGATGGCCTGGAGCTCCTGGCCCAGGGACACCAGTTCCCCAACGGAGGAcggcctggggaggggcctggccAGCTCAGCCAGCACGGGACCCTCATTGTCCTCGAGGGAGATGCTGCGTGACATCTTGGCGCGGGAGCTCGCAGCAGCTGCCATgtaggagtgggaggaggggctgtggaCACCCTGAGTCAAGCCTGGAgtgggcagggctgtgggcaTCAGAGGCTTCCCGTCAGCAGGCAGCACTGAGGAGGGGGCACAGGGTGCCAGGCCTGAGAGGCAGGAGGCTGTAAAGGAAGCAGCCAGCTCACTCTCACACCCCAGCCAGAGAGCTGATGCGAGGGGCCCACCCCAGGAGGCTGCAGGGGCTGAGTGGCCTCTGCCCATCCCTACTGCCCCATAGTTCAGATGGGCACCGGGGCCATTTGCTGAGATGCCCAGGGCTGTTTATCTGCAGATGGGGGCACTCACTCAGTGGGAACCAGGCCTCCAGGGTCTCAAGGGGCTCCTCAGTCTTTTTCCCAGTGAGGACCTGCAAGCACGACCAGGAGGTGGGGACAAGAAGGCCTCCTGCTCCCAGCCCTAAGTCCTGAAAGAAGTGGCCCCATACTCACGCTGGTTCTGCCTGGGGAGGTGTAGCCAGCGCCTACTCTCAgaggctctgccctgggctggCTGCTTCCAAGGTCCGTGAATTTGACCTCTGGGGACTTCACCAGGTGCAGGGGCAGCCGGGGAGGGAAGGTGTGGGTAAACCTGTGGGAAGGAAAGCAGGGGTTTGTGGCTGGCCTGGGGGTTCCTAAGGGGACACAGTCCCGCCCTGCGGGAGAGAGCGAGCTTGGGTGGGAGGGGCACCTGCTCCTACCTGGATGTTTTCTGGAGACTCGAGAGGAACTGAGCTGAAATGCTCAGCCGGGGATTGAAGAAGTCTTCAGCCTCAGGGGCCTCCAAGTCTCTCAGGGATCCATGGAAGAGCTCTAGAGGAAGAGGCCAACAGAGCCCTCAGAATCCCTCCAGCTGCCCAGCCCTGAGCCCAGGAAGACCCACAGACCAGCAGGTGGATCCCCAGAAACGCCATCAAGAGCCTACACCCATGCCTGGGGAGCAAACACAGCATGGAGAagagcctgcgtggctcagtcctGAGGATAAAACGCAAGCCCTTCTCCACCCTTGCTAGCCATGCAGGGAAGCCCTACCCACCCTACCCGAAACACCTATGCTTTGCCCAGCACTGGATGGCCTGCCCAGGCAGGGCCCTACCCTCGGGGTGAGCGTCAGTAAGCGTCTCAAAGTGGTGGCGGAGGAACTTCTCCTGCTCAGGGGTCTGGGGCAGGGAGCCGTTGGATATGCCCAGCACCTCAGGCTGGGATAACTCTTCTGCGGTACCTGGGCATCCTGGGGAGAGGCGAAGGGGAGGCGAGGGGGCGGGCAGGAGAGAGTCGTCAACACCATGAGTCATGGCAGACGCCCAGACAAACAAGCTAGACGCATAACAATGGAGAGAGCTAGACTGGCCCATCACACACCCTGCTGCCACTAGACCGAGGAGAGGCTAATGGCTCTGTCTCCCCAgcgaggaaatggaggctcagtgGGCATCAAGTACAGGGCTGATGTGGGGAAAGTGATTATACCTCATGACCATCCCCCAGCCAGCCCCACACCCCGTCTTCCCCATATCTGGCCCCATATCTTACCCGGTGTGCCGGGCATCATCATGTTAAACCGAGGGGTTGGCTGGGGAGGGGACGAATGGATGGTGGTGAAGCTGCACTCCAAGTCGGTCTCTGACTCCCCAGAGTCTGGAGGGGCAGAGCGGGAGTCAGGAGTCCAAAGCCAGGCCCTTACTGGGTGAGTCAGGTAAGTGGCTCAGCTTCCCAGGGCTTCAATTTTCCCATCTGGAGAATGGGGGTTAATAATATCCTCTCTCCATTTTTATGGACCAATAAGTTCTTTGAGGAAGCGGCAGAGCTGGGCTCCTGCCAGTGGGCAATAGGGCTCCAGAATCCTCAGGTAACAGAAAGGACCCATGCCTGTCTCTGTGATAGGACTCTGAACTTCAGAAAGACGGAGTCAGGTCACCATTAACACCCAGAAGGGGGCCTGGCTGAACCAACAGATTGCTGCAGGGTCTCTGCCTATCCCCACTCACCTTCGGGTGAGCTCTGATCCTTCGAGCTAATGGAGGAGCCTCTGAGGTAGGAGTCACCCTGCTGGTCTCTGGGCTTCCCCTTCATGTCCTTTGTGCAGTAATCGCTGCAGTGGGGGTGAGAACATATTAATAGTAAAGAGCTGGCCCCCACCCTGAACCCCCAGACATCTGTGCCCTGCTCCTACTGGGAGCAAGGCCTCGCCTTTCCTGCCTCCTGTGCAACCCAGGCCTACTCCACTCCCACAGGCCTACTGGGAGAGCAGAGAGCAATTCTTCCGGGGCATGCCTATCAGCCCAGGCCTCCCCTCTCCAACACCGTAAGGCTTCCCTTGGTGCAAAGGACACCCACCTGTCTGTCCCTGTGACTGTCACCTCTGCCTCCAGAGAGTAGATGATGAGTTCACCGTCCTCAGAGGACTCCCGCTGTAGGGGCAAGAAGGAGGGGTGCCCACAGCCATTCTCCTGGGGGCTCTCCGACTGTGGGGTGAAGAGAACACAGCCATCTAAGGTAGCCATGGCATCTGGGGCCCTTTGGGAGCCAGCAAATGGGCCACCAACACCCATAATAACAGGAAAGATGTGCTGGCCACTCACGGGAAGCCAGGGCCTGGCCCCTTATGTGCTCATCTTGAGCTCATTCTGTGCTCCTCCTGCACGACCATCAGTCAGCCCCTTTACACGTAAGGAATTGGTATGGCTCCAACCCTCCAAGAATATGTTTGCATGACATTTAAGAACAAACTAATCCTTGGTGAGAGATGAGAAGACTGCTCACCACAGGTGGGGGTACTGACGAGGAGGGGCACGGGGGGGTCTTCCAGGAGGTAGAAAAGACTCTATATTTtggcctgggtggggggcacaTAGGTGCATACATAGGTAATAATTCTCCAAGCTGTATACCTAGGGTTTGTACACAAAAGGGCACGTGTATTATTCCACAAAAGTTTGTACAAcagaataaaaactaattttgtttggaaaataacAGAACAAGAGCTAAAGTTGCTTCAGGACTTCTGAGGGCCCAGGCCCTATTCTCAGCACTGGATTCCTATCAAAGCCCTCTGGAGGCTTTCTTTTTATGaccattttttagaaataaataaatatatatatatatgtgtgtatatatatatatataatctttttttaaatgaccatttccttttttaaaagcagaagccTAGACAAGCCTTGTGACAAGTCACCACATAGCCAGGAAGGGGTAGGGCCAGGGCTCTATCGCTCAAATGCCCCCAGCCAGGTATAGGCCTGTTCTCGGACCCAAGCTTTTAACCCTCAAGCGACCCACCCCCAGGCTCCTAGTCTGCCCTGGGAAGTCTCACTtaccccaggcccagggcctcaCCCTCTCGCCCCCAACCATGTCACGTAATCATCTTTCACCCCCTAGAGTGGGACGGGTTAGCCTGATTTTCAAAAGGAGACTGCCAAGGCCCCGAGTCCAGGGTGGGCAGTCACAGTGCAGGGcctgtgggctgggctgggcgatTTGTACCTCACTCAGCAGGCCCACCAGGCTCTGGGGCTCCACTGTATCCAGAACAGAGTCCTCCAGGCTCTCAAGCTTCATGGGGGTGAAGTAGCAATCCAGGTCCTGGGCATCCAGGATGGTCTTGAGGGGATTCTGGTCAGCCCGCTCTGCCCAGCGGCCATGTGGCTTGTAGCTGCGCTTGGCATGGAAGGCTGAGCCATCTGTCACATCGTTGTCTCCTAGCTG
This portion of the Vulpes lagopus strain Blue_001 chromosome 2, ASM1834538v1, whole genome shotgun sequence genome encodes:
- the WDR62 gene encoding WD repeat-containing protein 62 isoform X4, whose product is MLGHKYGVACVAFSPNMKHIVSMGYQHDMVLNVWDWKKDIVVASNKVSCRVIALSFSEDSSYFVTVGNRHVRFWFLEVSTEAKVTGTVPLVGRSGILGELHNNIFCGVACGRGQMAGNTFCVSYSGLLCQFNEKRVLEKWIDLKVSLSSCLCVSQELIFCGCTDGIVRMFQAHSLQYLANLPKPHYLGVDVAQALEPSFLFCRKAEAVYPDTVALTFDPIHQWLSCVYKDHSIYIWDIKDINKVGKMWSELFHSSYVWNVEVYPEFEDQRACLPSGSFLTCSSDNTIRFWNMDSSPDSEWQKNIFSNTLLKVVYVENDIQHLQDMSHFPDRGSENGIPVDVKAGVRVMQVSPDGQHLASGDRSGNLRIHELHFMDELVKVEAHDAEVLCLEYSKPETGLTLLASASRDRLIHVLNVEKNYNLEQTLDDHSSSITAIKFAGNRDIQMISCGADKSIYFRSAQRTSDGLHFVRTHHVAEKTTLYDMDIDITQKYVAVACQDRNVRVYNTVNGKQKKCYKGSQGDEGSLLKVHVDPSGTFLATSCSDKSISVIDFYSGECIAKMFGHSEIVTSMKFTYDCRHLITVSGDSCVFIWHLGPEITNCMKQHLLEINHREQQQQQNRKDERWSSQPRQETYTSMPSEICSLSPGEQTEEELEEECDSEELLKTPSKDSLDPDPQCLLTNGKLPLWAKRLLGDNDVTDGSAFHAKRSYKPHGRWAERADQNPLKTILDAQDLDCYFTPMKLESLEDSVLDTVEPQSLVGLLSESESPQENGCGHPSFLPLQRESSEDGELIIYSLEAEVTVTGTDSDYCTKDMKGKPRDQQGDSYLRGSSISSKDQSSPEDSGESETDLECSFTTIHSSPPQPTPRFNMMMPGTPGCPGTAEELSQPEVLGISNGSLPQTPEQEKFLRHHFETLTDAHPEELFHGSLRDLEAPEAEDFFNPRLSISAQFLSSLQKTSRFTHTFPPRLPLHLVKSPEVKFTDLGSSQPRAEPLRVGAGYTSPGRTSVLTGKKTEEPLETLEAWFPLTSCLSGLAPCAPSSVLPADGKPLMPTALPTPGLTQGVHSPSSHSYMAAAASSRAKMSRSISLEDNEGPVLAELARPLPRPSSVGELVSLGQELQAIPTAAAPGSNSEGREPALLSLGGNHEARASLKLTLSSICDRLLLSPPPLNPVATQPSITKATFPVPSPVDASSLGLHSSTFLPRLLVLESPNTPAHPNSTSLPETRPGVPGNVTSLLEPAPDALSLVQGGPRHWEEPGGPLRFLPPTPLELSSVSTIVHRLQTAFQEAMDLYNLVVSNDQMSTEQQRQARTELASTFLWIHSQLEANSWLLRSDVAPPQAQPGLGSPSPPTLCPLASPDLHALLEHYSELLVQAVRRKARGH